In Gemmatimonas sp., one genomic interval encodes:
- a CDS encoding neutral zinc metallopeptidase, which translates to MRWSPGGRSRNLEDRRGGGGAGGMGGGGFRGGGMKLGVGGMLVLIVLSYVFKTDLVTPITGGIGLGAPVPTAEQAPLNDPAEERMVQFVSVVLDSAQATWARQMSRYRPARLVLFRDATPTACGTGQSASGPFYCPGDEKVYIDLSFFDQLHRQFGAPGDFAQAYVVAHEIGHHVQNVLGTEQQVRRLQQENPRAKNALSVAMELQADCYAGVWAHDAARARMLEPGDLEEGLGAAAAVGDDRLQQMAGGRVQRESFTHGSSADRQQWFRRGFEQGDAGACDTFAAMR; encoded by the coding sequence ATGCGTTGGTCTCCTGGTGGCCGCAGTCGTAATCTCGAAGACCGTCGCGGCGGTGGCGGTGCGGGTGGCATGGGCGGCGGTGGCTTCCGCGGTGGCGGCATGAAGCTCGGTGTGGGCGGCATGCTCGTGCTCATCGTGCTGAGCTATGTGTTCAAGACCGACCTCGTCACCCCGATCACTGGCGGAATTGGGTTGGGCGCACCGGTGCCCACGGCCGAGCAGGCGCCGCTCAACGACCCGGCGGAAGAGCGCATGGTGCAGTTCGTTTCGGTGGTGCTCGATAGCGCCCAGGCCACGTGGGCCCGACAGATGTCGCGCTACCGTCCGGCGCGGCTGGTGCTCTTCCGCGATGCCACGCCCACGGCCTGCGGCACGGGGCAGTCGGCCAGCGGGCCGTTCTACTGCCCGGGTGACGAGAAGGTGTACATCGACCTGTCGTTCTTCGACCAGCTGCACCGGCAGTTCGGCGCGCCCGGCGACTTCGCGCAGGCGTACGTCGTTGCGCACGAGATCGGCCATCACGTGCAGAACGTGTTGGGGACCGAACAGCAGGTGCGGCGCCTGCAACAGGAGAATCCGCGCGCGAAGAACGCGCTGTCGGTGGCGATGGAGCTACAGGCCGACTGCTACGCCGGCGTATGGGCGCACGATGCGGCGCGGGCGCGCATGCTGGAGCCGGGTGACCTCGAGGAAGGGCTCGGTGCCGCCGCTGCCGTGGGTGACGATCGCCTGCAACAGATGGCCGGTGGCCGCGTACAACGCGAATCGTTCACGCACGGGTCGTCGGCCGATCGGCAGCAGTGGTTCCGGCGCGGTTTCGAACAGGG
- a CDS encoding HNH endonuclease codes for MPKRPALRLSRGAAYDAGRGARPSKRGAVRTRGSVRPTVKTVVHVALKRALRKGALRDCNQRCVYCATRLDQRTATLDHVVPLARGGAHDPGNLVVACAPCNRLKSDLLPFEFFARHPWAGANFVRYARNVTRALKRGARRAVSLAFAAEMAA; via the coding sequence ATGCCCAAGCGACCAGCCCTCCGACTCAGTCGCGGCGCCGCGTACGACGCTGGCCGCGGCGCCCGCCCCTCCAAGCGCGGCGCCGTGCGTACCCGTGGCAGCGTGCGCCCGACCGTCAAGACGGTCGTGCACGTCGCGCTCAAGCGGGCCCTGCGCAAAGGCGCGCTCCGTGACTGCAACCAGCGGTGCGTGTACTGCGCCACGCGGCTCGATCAGCGCACGGCGACGCTCGACCATGTGGTGCCGCTGGCGCGCGGCGGGGCGCACGACCCCGGGAACCTCGTGGTGGCGTGCGCGCCGTGCAATCGCCTCAAGAGCGACCTGCTCCCCTTCGAGTTCTTCGCCCGTCACCCGTGGGCAGGGGCCAACTTCGTGCGCTACGCCCGCAACGTGACGCGTGCGCTTAAACGCGGCGCGCGGCGCGCGGTCAGTCTGGCGTTTGCGGCGGAGATGGCGGCGTAA
- a CDS encoding HIT family protein, translating into MKPSTGHCIFCDLIRGAAEVSICYEDSTAIAFMDIQPVNAGHVLVVPREHYEVLQDIPKAVGMHLYTVAAKLIPVVQTASGASDMNIVVNSGQAAGQNVMHYHIHLIPRREGDGFDVPLPFPGSAMPNRQQLDAMAARIGSMLRDPLRNSGMKD; encoded by the coding sequence ATGAAGCCGTCGACCGGACACTGCATTTTCTGCGATCTCATCCGTGGTGCCGCCGAGGTATCGATCTGCTACGAAGACTCCACGGCCATTGCCTTCATGGACATCCAACCGGTCAACGCCGGGCACGTGCTGGTGGTCCCACGGGAGCACTACGAAGTGCTGCAGGACATTCCGAAGGCGGTGGGGATGCACCTCTACACCGTGGCGGCGAAGCTCATTCCGGTGGTGCAGACGGCGTCGGGGGCGAGCGACATGAACATCGTGGTGAACTCCGGACAGGCGGCGGGGCAGAACGTGATGCACTACCACATTCACCTGATTCCGCGGCGTGAGGGTGACGGCTTCGATGTGCCGCTGCCCTTTCCGGGGTCGGCCATGCCCAACCGTCAGCAGCTGGACGCCATGGCCGCGCGCATCGGCAGCATGCTGCGCGATCCACTGCGCAACAGCGGCATGAAGGACTGA
- a CDS encoding dehydrogenase E1 component subunit alpha/beta, with translation MATSTRPSRARKGEASDTTGSPASADASAAALTRDQLVHAYRVMYTSRKLDDKEIQLKRQNRIFFQISGAGHEAIGVAAGLVLRPGYDWFYLYYRDRALCLQLGMTPAEMLYSSVGAAIDPNSGGRQMPSHWGHKALNITTVSSPTGTQFLQAVGCAESTLRARQLELNDPAFPGDDVTLVTTGDGTTSEGEFWESLNTASNLKLPIVYIVEDNGYAISVPVEVNTAGGSISKLVASFPGLYIQEVDGCDLLASYEVMQRAVQYARERQGPALVHAKVIRPYSHSLSDDEVFYRPPEERDADAARDPLTTFPAWLIAQGHATADELQALRDTVDAEVLAATDDALEQPMPTAESVPYAVYSPDVDPTSERFDTEDDPQFEGGATTMVDLLNACMRDEMARDERILVFGEDVADVSRDQYLGKVKGKGGVFKVTHGLQSKFGSARVYNSPLAEANIVGRAVGLAHRGFKPVVEIQFFDYIWPAFMQLRDEVATMRWRSNNAFSAPMVVRTTYGGYIRGAIYHSQTGASLFTANPGLRVVCPSNALDANGLLRTAIRCDDPVIFLEHKHLYRQTYNKGQYPGPNFMIPFGKANTLREGTDVTLVTYGATVQRALVAAKQLAEEGGPSVEVIDLRTLSPWDKEAVFTSVKKTGRVIVATEDALSWGYGAEIAAAIADECFAWLDAPVKRVASQDVFVGYAPSLEDATLPQVETFRQAYLDIVAF, from the coding sequence ATGGCCACTTCGACCCGTCCGAGCCGCGCCCGAAAGGGCGAGGCCAGCGACACGACTGGATCGCCCGCCTCGGCGGACGCGTCCGCTGCCGCGCTCACCCGCGACCAGCTCGTTCACGCATATCGCGTGATGTACACGTCGCGAAAGCTCGACGACAAGGAAATCCAGCTCAAGCGCCAGAACCGGATCTTCTTCCAGATCTCCGGGGCCGGCCATGAAGCCATCGGCGTTGCCGCGGGCCTCGTCCTGCGCCCCGGCTACGACTGGTTCTACCTCTACTACCGCGATCGCGCCCTCTGCCTGCAGCTCGGCATGACCCCCGCGGAGATGCTGTACAGCAGCGTCGGCGCCGCCATCGACCCCAACTCGGGTGGGCGGCAGATGCCCAGCCACTGGGGACACAAGGCGCTCAACATCACCACGGTCTCTTCGCCCACCGGCACCCAGTTCCTGCAGGCCGTAGGGTGCGCCGAGTCCACGCTGCGCGCCCGCCAGCTCGAGCTGAACGACCCCGCCTTCCCCGGTGACGACGTCACGCTGGTCACCACCGGCGACGGCACCACCAGCGAAGGTGAGTTCTGGGAGTCGCTCAACACGGCGTCCAACCTCAAGCTGCCCATCGTCTACATCGTCGAGGACAACGGCTACGCCATCTCGGTCCCCGTCGAGGTGAACACCGCCGGCGGCTCCATCTCCAAGCTCGTCGCGTCGTTCCCCGGGCTCTACATCCAGGAAGTGGACGGCTGCGACCTGCTCGCGTCGTACGAGGTGATGCAGCGCGCCGTGCAGTATGCGCGCGAGCGTCAGGGGCCCGCGCTGGTGCACGCCAAGGTCATTCGGCCGTATTCGCACTCGCTCTCCGACGACGAGGTCTTCTATCGTCCCCCCGAGGAGCGCGACGCCGACGCCGCGCGTGATCCGCTCACCACCTTCCCGGCGTGGCTCATTGCCCAGGGGCACGCCACCGCCGATGAGCTGCAGGCGCTGCGCGACACCGTGGACGCCGAGGTGCTGGCCGCCACCGACGACGCCCTCGAGCAGCCCATGCCGACGGCAGAGTCGGTGCCGTACGCCGTGTACTCCCCCGACGTCGATCCCACGTCGGAGCGCTTCGACACGGAAGACGATCCGCAGTTCGAGGGTGGTGCCACCACCATGGTGGACCTGCTCAACGCCTGCATGCGCGACGAAATGGCCCGCGACGAACGCATCCTCGTCTTCGGCGAAGACGTGGCCGACGTGTCGCGCGACCAGTACCTCGGCAAGGTCAAGGGCAAGGGCGGCGTCTTCAAGGTCACGCACGGTCTGCAGAGCAAGTTCGGCAGCGCGCGCGTGTACAACTCACCGCTCGCCGAGGCCAACATCGTGGGGCGCGCCGTCGGCCTGGCGCACCGCGGCTTCAAGCCGGTGGTCGAAATCCAGTTCTTCGACTACATCTGGCCCGCCTTCATGCAGCTGCGTGACGAGGTGGCCACCATGCGCTGGCGCTCCAACAACGCGTTCAGCGCGCCCATGGTGGTGCGCACCACCTACGGCGGCTACATCCGCGGCGCCATCTATCATTCGCAGACCGGCGCGTCGCTGTTCACCGCCAACCCCGGCCTGCGCGTGGTGTGCCCCAGCAATGCGCTCGATGCCAACGGTCTGCTGCGCACCGCCATCCGGTGCGACGACCCGGTGATCTTCCTCGAGCACAAGCACCTGTACCGCCAGACGTACAACAAGGGGCAGTATCCGGGTCCCAACTTCATGATCCCCTTCGGCAAGGCCAACACCCTGCGTGAAGGCACCGACGTGACGCTGGTGACCTACGGCGCCACCGTGCAACGCGCGCTCGTGGCCGCCAAGCAGCTCGCCGAAGAAGGCGGACCGAGCGTGGAGGTCATCGACCTGCGCACCCTCTCGCCGTGGGACAAGGAGGCCGTGTTCACGTCGGTGAAGAAGACCGGCCGCGTGATCGTCGCCACCGAGGACGCGCTGTCGTGGGGCTACGGGGCGGAAATCGCCGCCGCCATTGCCGACGAATGCTTCGCGTGGCTCGACGCGCCCGTGAAGCGCGTGGCCAGCCAGGATGTGTTCGTGGGCTACGCCCCCAGCCTCGAGGACGCCACGCTGCCGCAGGTGGAAACGTTCCGCCAGGCGTATCTGGATATCGTGGCGTTCTGA
- a CDS encoding prolyl oligopeptidase family serine peptidase encodes MPVSAWRPRALSCGLTLTAALAAAGALPAQSAPSAPRPMTAADISAWKSLRGAALSNDGGWFAYIVAPNEGDAEVVVRQTTAGGKVHRFPIGEAPAAAGGPGGGGSAGLQLSADGKWAAMLVYPTAAEQKRLRSQRRPVQSKLRLVELATGQTREFERVRRFAFGGEAPLAMAMHQYGPDAPAGGAGGAGGGPAPGAPGMGGNLFGGGGGRVEGTDLLLYELASKMVYNVGNVADFAFDDSGRWLAYAIDARDQAGNGVQLRDLRTGVVQALDAGKALFRRLAWSDSLPALAYLKGTVDSAATDTTWGAFGVAAVGTPALRRASVGGGGTGSTATGMEISPDRTPRWTENGDGLVVGLRVATPPVPKTEQLEDDERPSVILWHHKDPRLQSMQLVQEQADKGFSFVGIYTPATNALVQLTDERVRTGALGARDGWLLGSDNSAYERQSSVDGIQRRDVWLVNARTGEKTLVKKEARAQAQLSPDGRTVVYWDDGHWQAYDVATKATTTITKNAPVTFVDTEDDHNVDRPPTQFLGFSRDGRFVLLQDNYDVWRVALTGTAFTNLTVNGRAQRIRYARRIVTDARERGIDLSKPIFMAALQARTKKEAIVRIDAAKPGAVALTGWRDARHAPMKAKNADVWVASIQTATRFPDYWRVSFAGGAIADSVQLSDANPRMNGVAWSAGARLVDYVTDKGDSLQGVLVLPAGYQEGKAYPTLTFIYELQSDNLHSFSSPNFSSSPNALIGAHTSRGYAVFLPDIVYKLNDPGMSAVWSVIPAVKAAIRTGVVDSANVGLHGHSWGGYQTSFLITQSDLFKSAVAGAPLTDMISMYSSVYWNTGSANQGIFQSSQGRFKGNFIEHRDAYERNSPNRFADRVKTPLIILHNDKDGAVDFNQGITYYNTLRQMNKDVILLEYVGENHGLAQLKNRKDYSQRLMEYWDSYLKGQPAPEWLKNGIPRLKTEEHLREQKKKLEGKKIAM; translated from the coding sequence ATGCCCGTGTCCGCCTGGCGCCCACGCGCGCTGTCCTGTGGACTCACGCTCACCGCGGCCCTCGCGGCTGCCGGTGCCCTGCCCGCGCAGTCGGCGCCCTCGGCGCCCCGGCCCATGACCGCCGCCGACATTTCCGCCTGGAAGTCGCTGCGCGGCGCCGCCCTGTCCAACGACGGGGGCTGGTTCGCCTACATCGTGGCCCCCAACGAGGGCGACGCCGAGGTGGTCGTGCGCCAGACCACAGCCGGCGGGAAGGTGCATCGCTTCCCCATCGGCGAAGCGCCCGCGGCGGCTGGAGGCCCCGGCGGTGGCGGCTCGGCGGGGCTGCAGCTCTCCGCCGACGGCAAGTGGGCGGCCATGCTGGTCTATCCCACCGCGGCCGAACAGAAGCGGCTGCGCTCGCAGCGCCGTCCCGTGCAAAGCAAGCTGCGCCTCGTGGAGCTGGCCACCGGCCAGACGCGCGAGTTCGAGCGGGTGCGCCGCTTCGCCTTTGGCGGTGAGGCGCCGCTGGCCATGGCCATGCATCAGTACGGCCCCGACGCGCCGGCCGGCGGCGCCGGGGGCGCGGGTGGTGGCCCGGCGCCCGGCGCGCCGGGGATGGGAGGCAACCTCTTCGGCGGCGGCGGCGGACGTGTGGAAGGCACCGACCTCCTGCTGTACGAGCTGGCCAGCAAGATGGTGTACAACGTGGGCAACGTCGCCGACTTCGCCTTCGATGACAGTGGTCGCTGGCTGGCCTACGCGATCGACGCGCGTGACCAGGCGGGCAATGGCGTGCAGTTGCGCGATCTGCGCACCGGCGTGGTGCAGGCGCTCGACGCCGGCAAGGCGCTCTTCCGCCGGCTCGCGTGGAGCGACTCGCTGCCGGCGCTGGCGTATCTCAAGGGCACGGTGGACAGCGCCGCCACCGACACCACGTGGGGCGCCTTCGGCGTGGCCGCCGTGGGCACGCCGGCGCTGCGACGCGCCTCGGTGGGCGGGGGCGGCACCGGCAGCACGGCCACCGGCATGGAGATCTCCCCCGATCGCACGCCACGGTGGACCGAGAACGGTGACGGGCTCGTGGTGGGGCTGCGCGTGGCCACCCCGCCGGTCCCCAAGACGGAACAGCTCGAGGATGACGAGCGGCCGTCGGTGATTCTCTGGCACCACAAGGACCCGCGGCTGCAGAGCATGCAGCTGGTGCAGGAGCAGGCGGACAAGGGCTTCTCCTTCGTGGGCATCTACACGCCGGCCACCAACGCGCTGGTGCAGCTCACCGACGAGCGCGTGCGCACGGGCGCGCTGGGCGCGCGCGACGGTTGGCTGCTGGGGAGCGACAACAGCGCCTACGAGCGCCAGAGCAGCGTGGACGGCATTCAGCGCCGTGACGTGTGGCTGGTGAACGCGCGCACCGGCGAGAAGACGCTGGTCAAGAAGGAGGCGCGCGCCCAAGCCCAGCTGTCTCCCGATGGCCGCACCGTGGTGTACTGGGATGATGGCCACTGGCAGGCGTATGATGTGGCCACCAAGGCGACCACCACGATCACGAAGAATGCTCCCGTCACCTTCGTGGACACGGAGGACGACCACAACGTGGACCGTCCCCCCACGCAGTTCCTGGGCTTCAGCCGCGACGGCCGCTTCGTGCTGCTGCAGGACAACTACGATGTGTGGCGCGTGGCGCTCACGGGGACGGCGTTCACCAACCTCACGGTCAACGGGCGCGCGCAGCGCATCCGGTATGCGCGGCGCATCGTGACCGACGCGCGCGAGCGTGGCATCGACCTGTCGAAGCCGATCTTCATGGCGGCGCTGCAGGCGCGCACCAAGAAGGAAGCCATCGTGCGCATCGACGCCGCCAAGCCCGGCGCGGTGGCGCTCACCGGGTGGCGTGACGCGCGCCATGCGCCCATGAAGGCCAAGAATGCCGACGTGTGGGTGGCCAGCATCCAGACCGCGACGCGCTTCCCCGACTACTGGCGCGTGTCGTTCGCGGGTGGCGCAATCGCCGATTCGGTGCAGCTGTCCGACGCCAACCCGCGCATGAACGGGGTGGCCTGGAGCGCCGGTGCGCGGCTCGTGGACTACGTGACCGACAAGGGCGACTCGCTGCAGGGCGTGCTGGTGCTGCCGGCCGGCTATCAGGAAGGCAAGGCGTATCCCACCCTCACCTTCATCTACGAGCTGCAGTCGGACAACCTGCACAGCTTCTCCTCGCCCAACTTCAGCAGCTCCCCCAACGCGCTCATTGGTGCGCACACGTCACGCGGCTATGCGGTGTTCCTCCCCGACATCGTGTACAAGCTCAACGATCCGGGGATGAGCGCCGTGTGGAGCGTGATCCCGGCGGTGAAGGCCGCCATCCGGACGGGCGTGGTCGACAGCGCGAACGTGGGGCTGCACGGGCATTCGTGGGGCGGCTACCAGACATCGTTCCTGATCACGCAGTCCGACCTCTTCAAGAGCGCGGTGGCCGGGGCGCCGCTCACCGACATGATCAGCATGTACAGCTCGGTGTACTGGAACACCGGCAGCGCCAATCAGGGGATCTTCCAGAGCTCGCAGGGGCGCTTCAAGGGCAACTTCATCGAGCACCGTGACGCCTACGAGCGCAACTCCCCCAACCGTTTCGCCGATCGGGTGAAGACGCCGCTCATCATCCTGCACAACGACAAGGATGGCGCGGTGGACTTCAACCAGGGGATCACGTACTACAACACGCTCCGGCAGATGAACAAGGACGTGATCCTGCTCGAGTACGTGGGCGAGAATCACGGCCTGGCGCAGCTCAAGAACCGCAAGGACTACTCGCAGCGGCTCATGGAGTACTGGGACAGCTACCTCAAGGGGCAACCCGCGCCGGAGTGGCTCAAGAACGGCATCCCTCGCCTCAAGACCGAGGAGCACCTGCGGGAGCAGAAGAAGAAGCTCGAGGGGAAGAAGATCGCGATGTGA
- a CDS encoding ATP cone domain-containing protein, producing the protein MSTSVAPRAASEVRSTFGGYDAAGVRVITEVIKRDGRRAPWDPERITRAIALAFWASRHDDAPNPHANDAAHRFGLGFTEFADVCEITQLVVNTVERKALERTPTVEEVQDIVEMMIAARGHWDVAKRYVIYRAARAQVRLAAHGENGLQDYIFLSRYSRYREELGRRETPAEAFTRVMDMHRAHFADKLDLPVAGFGGRPLRELIDETEAALQRRAILPSMRSLQFGGQAIEANNARMFNCAFTHMNRLDAFKESFFLLMSGTGVGFSVQKHHVAQLPHFPVRGAENDLEVVHYTVGDTLEGWADALDALMRSYLDNKKIEFNYSSIRRRGSPLKTSGGRAPGHIPLKKALSAVERMLDQVSGRALRPIEVYDILMHVAVAVLSGGIRRSATICLFSADDDEMAAAKTGNWFETNPQRGKSNNSAVLVRHQHTEQEFQRLFELQKEFGEPGFYFVDDVEYGANPCVEIGLAPFAIVDDAAQAKLAEYGMPDVPVGSKVSGWQMCNLTTINANACDDEAGFLACCRAAALLGTLQAAYTNIGYLGAATRYINERESLLGVSICGILDRPSLLLNPAVLERGAKECLDTNAAIAEHLGIPAAARITCVKPEGTASLVLGAGSGIHPHHARHYFRRVQTARTEPLYQWFKLNNPHMTEASAWDPDTTDVITFPVTAPTDAILRKDVGAVQFLEYVRLVQQHWVVAGRRHESHNPGLHHNVSNTVTVRDDEWDAVQQFIFENRGYFTGISLLRETGDKVYAQAPREEVTTDMDMAKWNALVYSPVDYTALWEGTDMTTLADTVACAGGACEIV; encoded by the coding sequence ATGAGCACGTCCGTCGCGCCGCGCGCCGCATCCGAAGTCCGTTCGACCTTTGGGGGCTATGATGCCGCCGGGGTGCGCGTCATCACGGAGGTCATCAAGCGCGATGGCCGCCGGGCGCCGTGGGACCCGGAGCGCATCACGCGCGCCATCGCCCTGGCCTTCTGGGCCTCGCGCCACGACGACGCTCCCAACCCGCACGCCAACGACGCGGCGCACCGCTTCGGCCTCGGCTTCACCGAGTTCGCCGATGTCTGTGAAATCACCCAGCTCGTCGTCAACACCGTCGAGCGCAAGGCCCTCGAGCGCACCCCCACGGTCGAGGAAGTACAGGACATCGTGGAAATGATGATCGCCGCGCGCGGGCACTGGGACGTGGCCAAGCGCTACGTCATCTACCGCGCCGCCCGGGCGCAGGTGCGCCTCGCCGCGCACGGCGAAAACGGACTCCAGGACTACATCTTCCTCTCGCGCTACTCGCGCTATCGGGAAGAGCTCGGCCGCCGCGAAACGCCCGCCGAGGCGTTCACGCGCGTCATGGACATGCACCGCGCGCACTTCGCCGACAAGCTCGACCTGCCCGTGGCCGGCTTCGGCGGCCGTCCGCTGCGCGAGCTCATCGACGAAACGGAGGCGGCGCTGCAGCGGCGCGCCATCCTCCCCTCCATGCGCTCGCTGCAGTTCGGCGGGCAGGCCATCGAGGCCAACAACGCGCGCATGTTCAACTGCGCGTTCACGCACATGAATCGCCTCGACGCGTTCAAGGAATCGTTCTTCCTCCTCATGTCGGGCACCGGCGTGGGCTTCTCGGTGCAGAAGCATCACGTGGCGCAGCTGCCGCACTTCCCCGTGCGCGGCGCCGAGAACGACCTCGAGGTAGTGCACTACACGGTGGGCGACACCCTCGAGGGGTGGGCGGATGCGCTCGATGCGCTCATGCGCAGCTACCTCGACAACAAAAAGATCGAGTTCAACTACTCCAGCATCCGTCGTCGCGGCTCGCCGCTGAAGACCTCGGGGGGTCGCGCCCCCGGGCACATCCCGCTCAAGAAGGCGCTGTCGGCCGTCGAGCGCATGCTCGACCAGGTCTCCGGGCGCGCGCTGCGCCCCATCGAAGTGTACGACATCCTCATGCACGTCGCCGTGGCGGTGCTCTCGGGCGGCATCCGTCGCTCGGCCACCATCTGCCTCTTCTCGGCCGACGACGATGAGATGGCGGCCGCCAAGACCGGCAACTGGTTCGAGACCAACCCGCAGCGCGGCAAGTCCAACAACTCGGCCGTGCTCGTGCGCCACCAGCACACCGAGCAGGAGTTCCAGCGCCTCTTCGAGCTGCAGAAGGAGTTCGGCGAGCCGGGCTTCTACTTCGTAGACGACGTGGAGTACGGCGCCAACCCGTGCGTGGAGATCGGCCTCGCGCCCTTCGCCATCGTCGACGACGCCGCGCAGGCGAAGCTCGCCGAATACGGCATGCCCGATGTGCCGGTGGGGAGCAAGGTGAGCGGCTGGCAGATGTGCAACCTCACCACCATCAATGCCAACGCCTGCGACGACGAGGCCGGCTTCCTGGCGTGCTGCCGCGCGGCGGCGCTACTGGGCACCCTGCAGGCCGCCTACACCAACATCGGCTACCTCGGCGCCGCCACGCGCTACATCAACGAGCGGGAGTCGCTGCTCGGCGTGTCCATCTGCGGCATCCTCGACCGCCCGTCGCTGCTGCTCAACCCGGCCGTGCTGGAGCGCGGCGCCAAGGAGTGCCTCGACACCAACGCGGCGATTGCCGAACACCTGGGCATTCCCGCCGCGGCGCGCATCACCTGCGTGAAGCCCGAGGGCACCGCCAGCCTGGTGCTGGGCGCCGGGTCGGGTATCCACCCGCATCATGCGCGTCACTACTTCCGCCGCGTGCAGACGGCGCGCACCGAGCCGCTGTATCAGTGGTTCAAGCTCAACAACCCGCACATGACCGAGGCCTCGGCGTGGGATCCCGACACGACCGACGTGATCACCTTCCCCGTGACCGCGCCGACCGATGCCATCCTGCGCAAGGACGTGGGCGCGGTGCAGTTCCTCGAGTACGTGCGCCTCGTGCAGCAGCACTGGGTAGTGGCCGGCCGTCGCCATGAGTCGCACAACCCCGGCCTGCACCACAACGTCTCCAACACGGTCACCGTGCGCGACGACGAGTGGGACGCGGTGCAGCAGTTCATCTTCGAGAACCGCGGCTACTTCACCGGCATTTCGCTGCTGCGCGAAACCGGCGACAAGGTGTACGCGCAGGCACCGCGCGAAGAGGTGACCACCGACATGGACATGGCCAAGTGGAACGCGCTCGTCTACAGCCCGGTGGACTACACCGCGCTCTGGGAAGGCACCGACATGACCACGCTGGCCGACACGGTGGCCTGCGCCGGTGGGGCGTGCGAGATCGTGTAA